A single Sphingomonas sp. OV641 DNA region contains:
- a CDS encoding flagellar hook-basal body complex protein FliE — MSSISINDVMALRNAVLDKNAALRNVASNPNSDTVSGATRGAAFDAAMNTALGKADSPNSVSGVSGAAGVSQSGLAEPGGFATTFQTQLQKINAINARAGALTVAYERGEETDIAKVMLARQESSIAFEATLQVRNKVLSAYKDIMSMPV; from the coding sequence ATGAGCAGCATCTCCATCAACGATGTCATGGCCTTGCGGAACGCCGTACTCGACAAGAACGCGGCGCTTCGGAATGTAGCGAGCAACCCGAATTCTGACACCGTTTCTGGGGCTACGAGAGGAGCGGCTTTTGACGCAGCGATGAACACCGCGCTGGGAAAGGCGGATAGCCCGAATTCCGTCTCAGGAGTGAGCGGAGCGGCGGGCGTGTCGCAATCAGGACTCGCGGAGCCAGGCGGCTTCGCCACCACTTTTCAGACGCAGCTTCAAAAAATTAACGCGATCAATGCGCGCGCTGGTGCTTTGACGGTCGCCTACGAACGAGGAGAGGAAACCGACATTGCGAAGGTCATGCTAGCGCGGCAGGAGTCCTCAATCGCCTTCGAGGCGACGTTACAAGTTCGCAATAAAGTGCTTTCGGCCTACAAGGACATCATGAGTATGCCGGTCTAG
- a CDS encoding DUF6118 family protein: MTDEDDSQGADAAEAFEAMRGELALLRRAVEGLAAERGGQDIPDYSETLGRMQQGVDTAGENIARIGQFLKAAPALAMTPEQMAQRIAAAGNAARREDQAALAKAGEDKARVMAELRAIAGSAWTRADQRNRQLWFALGGAVAGILAWAIVPGLVAREIAPASWQWPERMAARTLDLPRWEAGQRMMQSASPAAFRAIVGADKIVTANRETIDRCRKAAGKADEAVRCTIRIAP; the protein is encoded by the coding sequence GTGACGGACGAGGACGATAGCCAAGGAGCCGACGCAGCCGAGGCGTTCGAGGCGATGCGCGGCGAGCTTGCGCTGTTGCGCCGCGCCGTGGAGGGCTTGGCGGCCGAGCGCGGCGGACAAGACATACCCGATTATTCCGAGACGCTGGGGCGGATGCAGCAGGGCGTGGACACGGCGGGCGAGAACATCGCGCGCATCGGCCAGTTTCTGAAGGCCGCCCCGGCGCTGGCGATGACGCCCGAGCAAATGGCGCAGCGGATCGCGGCGGCGGGCAACGCCGCCCGGCGCGAGGACCAGGCCGCGCTCGCCAAGGCGGGCGAGGACAAGGCCCGCGTCATGGCCGAGCTTCGCGCCATCGCCGGGTCCGCATGGACACGCGCCGACCAGAGGAACCGGCAACTATGGTTCGCCCTGGGCGGGGCGGTGGCCGGCATCCTTGCATGGGCGATCGTGCCGGGCCTCGTCGCGCGCGAGATCGCGCCGGCGAGCTGGCAATGGCCCGAGCGCATGGCGGCGCGGACGCTCGACCTTCCCCGTTGGGAAGCGGGGCAGCGGATGATGCAGAGCGCCAGCCCGGCCGCGTTCCGCGCGATCGTCGGGGCCGACAAGATCGTGACGGCCAACCGCGAGACGATCGACCGATGCAGAAAAGCGGCAGGCAAAGCAGACGAGGCGGTACGATGCACGATTAGGATCGCCCCATAG
- the traA gene encoding Ti-type conjugative transfer relaxase TraA, whose protein sequence is MLAMRDVGPEGFGKKNRGWNSTELLKDWREAWSAHVNERMAELGLEGRIDHRSYEAQGIALEPQHKIGPAASRRPEQGLEAERIEDHARIARDNGEKIIANPSIALDAITRQQATFTTRDLAVFAFRHSDGKEQFDQVMTAVRASPELVALGKDGRDQERFTSRDMIAVEARLERSAGALAARDGHGIADRQRDAAIGAAQGRGLVLSAEQRDALDHITGRKGLASVVGYAGSGKSAMLGVAREAWERQGYQVRGAALSGIAAENLEGGSGIQSRTLASLEHAWGQGREQLGPRDVLVVDEAGMIGSRQMERVLSQARDAGAKVVMIGDPEQLQAIEAGAAFRSVTERHGAAEITEIRRQREDWQRDATRALATGRTGEAIHAYDGKGMVHAADTREQARGELVDGWDRQRQAEPGKSRIILTHTNAEVRELNEEARGRLRATGDLGDDVTFSADRGTRAFARGDRLMFLRNERSLGVKNGTLGTIEQVSAEGMKVRLDSGARVAFDAKDYAAVDHGYAATFHKAQGVTVDHAHVLATPGMDRHSAYVGMSRHRDDVQLHYGRDDFADQRQLVRALSRDRGKDMAGDYARPEQDQARAFADRREIRFPELAREIVAKVRDKARGMFAGFRPKPATEKATSPERVAADRPPASSQARAIERYGRAAADIGRMRDKGSPVLAHQEQALAKAGDALDQVRPLGSRDLASAIERDPRLARDAAEGNTGGAVKAMETERQVRIDPEKRADRFVEQWQGMKEARASMERAGADKLGKRMENMAGGLHRDPQLESVLRARASELALRMERGRSIGQELAQSVGQGRDRDRGMSR, encoded by the coding sequence ATGCTGGCGATGCGCGATGTGGGGCCGGAGGGGTTCGGGAAGAAAAACCGGGGCTGGAACAGCACCGAGCTGTTGAAGGACTGGCGCGAGGCGTGGAGCGCGCACGTCAACGAGCGCATGGCCGAGCTGGGGCTTGAAGGGCGGATCGACCATCGCTCCTATGAGGCGCAGGGGATCGCGCTGGAGCCGCAGCACAAGATCGGCCCGGCAGCATCGCGCAGACCGGAGCAGGGGCTTGAGGCCGAGCGGATCGAGGATCACGCGCGCATCGCCCGCGACAATGGCGAGAAGATCATCGCCAACCCGTCGATCGCGCTGGACGCGATCACCCGGCAGCAGGCGACGTTCACCACCCGCGACCTGGCCGTGTTCGCGTTCCGGCACAGCGACGGCAAGGAGCAGTTCGACCAGGTGATGACCGCGGTGCGCGCCAGCCCCGAGCTGGTCGCGTTGGGGAAGGACGGACGCGACCAGGAGCGGTTCACGTCGCGCGACATGATCGCGGTGGAGGCCCGGCTCGAGCGCAGCGCCGGCGCGCTGGCGGCGCGCGACGGTCACGGCATCGCCGATCGCCAGCGTGACGCCGCGATCGGCGCGGCCCAGGGCAGGGGGCTCGTCTTGTCGGCCGAGCAGCGCGACGCCCTCGACCATATCACCGGCCGCAAGGGGCTGGCGTCGGTCGTCGGCTACGCCGGCAGCGGCAAATCCGCGATGTTGGGCGTCGCGCGCGAGGCTTGGGAGCGGCAGGGCTACCAGGTGCGCGGTGCGGCCTTGTCGGGGATCGCGGCCGAGAACCTTGAGGGCGGGTCCGGCATCCAGTCCCGCACCCTCGCCAGCCTTGAGCACGCATGGGGGCAGGGGCGCGAGCAGCTAGGCCCGCGTGACGTGCTGGTGGTGGACGAGGCGGGCATGATCGGCTCGCGCCAGATGGAGCGGGTGTTGAGCCAGGCGCGTGACGCCGGGGCCAAGGTCGTGATGATCGGCGACCCCGAGCAGTTACAGGCGATCGAGGCGGGCGCGGCGTTCCGCAGCGTCACCGAGCGGCACGGCGCGGCCGAGATCACCGAGATTCGCCGGCAGCGCGAGGATTGGCAGCGCGACGCCACCCGCGCGCTGGCGACCGGGCGCACCGGCGAGGCGATCCACGCCTATGACGGCAAGGGCATGGTCCACGCGGCCGACACGCGCGAGCAGGCGCGGGGCGAGCTGGTCGATGGCTGGGATCGGCAGCGCCAGGCCGAACCGGGCAAATCCCGCATCATCCTCACCCACACCAACGCCGAGGTCCGCGAGCTGAACGAGGAAGCGCGCGGCCGACTTCGCGCGACCGGCGACCTTGGCGACGACGTGACGTTCAGCGCCGACCGGGGGACGCGCGCGTTCGCGCGCGGCGACCGCCTGATGTTCCTGCGGAACGAGCGGTCGCTAGGGGTGAAGAACGGCACGCTTGGCACGATCGAGCAGGTATCGGCCGAGGGGATGAAGGTTCGGCTCGACAGCGGCGCGCGGGTCGCGTTCGACGCAAAGGACTATGCCGCGGTCGATCACGGCTACGCCGCCACTTTCCATAAGGCGCAGGGCGTGACCGTCGATCACGCCCACGTCCTCGCCACCCCCGGCATGGACCGCCACAGCGCCTATGTCGGCATGTCGCGGCATCGTGATGACGTGCAGCTCCATTACGGGCGCGACGACTTCGCCGACCAGCGTCAGCTCGTCCGCGCCCTGTCGCGTGATCGGGGCAAGGACATGGCGGGCGACTATGCGCGCCCGGAACAGGACCAGGCCCGCGCGTTCGCCGATCGGCGCGAGATCCGGTTCCCGGAACTCGCGCGTGAAATAGTGGCGAAGGTCCGCGACAAGGCGCGGGGCATGTTCGCGGGGTTCCGGCCGAAGCCGGCGACCGAGAAAGCGACGTCGCCGGAGCGTGTCGCGGCCGATCGGCCGCCGGCATCCTCGCAGGCCCGCGCGATCGAGCGCTATGGGCGCGCCGCAGCGGATATAGGCCGGATGCGGGACAAGGGGTCGCCGGTGCTGGCGCACCAGGAACAGGCGCTGGCGAAGGCTGGCGACGCGCTCGACCAGGTGCGACCGCTTGGGAGCCGCGACCTTGCCAGCGCGATCGAGCGCGACCCCCGACTCGCGCGCGACGCGGCCGAGGGGAATACGGGCGGCGCGGTGAAGGCGATGGAGACGGAGCGCCAGGTCCGCATCGACCCGGAGAAGCGCGCGGACCGGTTCGTGGAGCAGTGGCAGGGCATGAAGGAGGCGCGCGCCAGCATGGAGCGTGCCGGCGCTGATAAGTTGGGCAAGCGCATGGAGAACATGGCGGGCGGATTGCATCGCGATCCGCAGCTCGAATCCGTGTTGCGCGCCCGCGCGTCCGAGCTGGCGTTGCGCATGGAGCGGGGCCGGTCGATCGGGCAGGAGCTCGCGCAGTCGGTCGGACAAGGCCGCGACCGCGATCGTGGCATGAGCCGGTAA
- a CDS encoding N-acetyltransferase — protein MPPEKSAHNQAVLGWKGPGGLYAIAAILRDYPRDGTWYLGFMIVDAAQRGRGVGRSIYSTVESWAAARGATEIRLAVLEANEAAERFWRSLGFIEYRRVGPDTFKMRSHRRIELSRRLSGATVEGSNK, from the coding sequence GTGCCGCCCGAAAAGAGCGCCCACAATCAAGCTGTCCTGGGATGGAAGGGGCCTGGCGGCCTATATGCAATCGCGGCCATCCTCCGCGATTATCCGCGTGATGGCACATGGTATCTCGGCTTCATGATCGTAGATGCCGCACAGCGTGGTCGTGGCGTCGGACGCTCAATTTACTCGACGGTCGAAAGCTGGGCCGCTGCGAGAGGTGCCACAGAGATTCGGTTGGCCGTGCTGGAAGCGAATGAAGCGGCAGAGCGATTTTGGCGTTCTCTCGGCTTCATTGAGTATCGGCGCGTTGGGCCAGACACCTTCAAAATGCGTAGCCATCGCCGGATAGAACTGAGCCGTCGCCTTTCTGGCGCGACCGTAGAAGGCAGCAACAAGTAA
- a CDS encoding TetR/AcrR family transcriptional regulator produces the protein MPLTRKDTQRQTRDRLIAAAHTSIIEEGVAAMSIRNICSAAGHSQGAFYSNFASKDDLLVEILQSHIQDEVTLLRDLVAHSSGDDIEATLQVLAARLAKLAGEAQWSLLSIELQLHARRDPAFAERHREGKAACYRMFGELVADLTQRFALRPALPPMQTGIGLYAVWMGLAVQGDVEGAMPRDEMLVGFFRAMAGLGSSHEEQAYS, from the coding sequence ATGCCGCTTACGCGCAAGGACACGCAGCGCCAGACGCGGGACCGGCTGATCGCCGCCGCACATACCTCGATCATCGAGGAGGGGGTCGCCGCCATGTCGATCCGCAACATCTGCAGCGCGGCCGGCCATTCGCAGGGTGCCTTCTACTCGAACTTCGCCAGCAAGGACGATCTGCTGGTCGAGATCCTGCAGAGCCATATCCAGGATGAGGTCACACTGCTTCGCGACCTGGTCGCGCACTCCTCCGGCGATGATATCGAGGCAACGCTCCAGGTGCTGGCCGCCCGGCTCGCGAAGCTGGCCGGTGAAGCGCAATGGTCGCTCCTCTCGATCGAATTGCAGCTTCACGCGCGGCGCGATCCGGCTTTCGCCGAGCGGCACCGGGAGGGCAAGGCGGCCTGCTATCGGATGTTCGGTGAACTCGTTGCCGATCTAACGCAACGCTTCGCACTTCGACCGGCCTTGCCGCCGATGCAGACCGGTATCGGTCTTTACGCGGTCTGGATGGGACTGGCGGTGCAGGGCGATGTCGAAGGCGCCATGCCGCGCGACGAGATGCTCGTCGGCTTCTTCCGCGCCATGGCAGGACTGGGTTCGTCGCATGAGGAGCAGGCGTATTCGTGA
- a CDS encoding acyl-CoA thioesterase — MDEHRRFHIRFRARDADIDELGHVNNAVWVTWIQDVSVAHWLTAARPQDRDRFVAVVLRHEVDYRGNVRAGDEVSAITWVVRAPRGARRDAVHTRLGADGRSSNASGPPSR; from the coding sequence GTGGATGAGCATCGGCGCTTCCATATCCGCTTCCGCGCCCGGGACGCCGACATCGACGAACTCGGCCATGTCAACAATGCGGTCTGGGTGACCTGGATTCAGGATGTGTCGGTGGCGCATTGGCTGACGGCCGCGCGGCCGCAGGATCGCGACCGGTTCGTCGCGGTCGTGCTGCGCCATGAGGTCGACTATCGCGGCAATGTCCGGGCGGGAGACGAGGTCAGTGCGATCACCTGGGTCGTCCGAGCGCCGCGGGGTGCCCGCCGGGATGCGGTCCACACCCGGCTCGGCGCCGATGGCCGATCTTCCAACGCCTCCGGCCCGCCTTCGAGGTAG
- a CDS encoding copper resistance protein CopD → MSEVAGIAIRWALYADLGLLFGLPLFALYAPGGGRTVQRHLPMGAMVACLACFGLLLSALGFAVQAAAMSGLPLTQPDFALLGDLINETAMGAALKARLVALLVLLFCVLLYRRQSRPAFIASTLAGALALATLAWSGHGAAGEGYPGWLQLVADLVHLLAAGAWVGALAAFLALVMPKAATGDMERVSLAEEALTGFSLVGTIIVALLILTGMGASHKTGTDIR, encoded by the coding sequence ATGAGTGAGGTAGCAGGCATCGCGATCCGCTGGGCGCTGTACGCCGATCTCGGCCTCTTGTTCGGCCTGCCGCTGTTCGCGCTCTATGCCCCAGGTGGCGGCCGGACGGTGCAGCGGCATCTGCCGATGGGGGCGATGGTGGCCTGTCTTGCCTGCTTCGGGCTGCTGCTATCTGCGTTGGGCTTTGCGGTGCAGGCTGCGGCCATGTCCGGACTGCCGCTCACACAGCCTGATTTCGCCCTGCTGGGTGATCTCATCAATGAGACGGCCATGGGGGCGGCGTTGAAGGCGCGCCTTGTCGCGCTCCTTGTCCTCCTATTCTGCGTCCTCTTGTATCGACGGCAATCACGTCCCGCCTTCATCGCCTCTACTCTCGCAGGCGCGCTCGCGCTCGCGACCCTCGCCTGGAGCGGACATGGCGCGGCTGGCGAAGGCTATCCGGGCTGGCTGCAACTGGTCGCCGATCTCGTCCATCTGCTCGCCGCCGGCGCCTGGGTCGGCGCGCTTGCAGCCTTCCTCGCGCTGGTTATGCCTAAAGCAGCGACCGGTGATATGGAGCGGGTCTCGCTCGCCGAGGAGGCCTTGACGGGCTTCTCCCTGGTAGGAACGATCATCGTTGCCCTGCTGATCCTGACCGGGATGGGGGCGTCACATAAAACGGGCACAGATATACGCTAA
- the copC gene encoding copper homeostasis periplasmic binding protein CopC — translation MRFLSPFAAVAAVSLSVSAPAYAHPKLVSSTPAANARVSAPSRITLTFSEGLMARLSGAEIVMTGMPGMPNHRMAVTGFKTAVEGGNKTLALTLAKPLGAGTYQVTWHVVSMDTHRIQGNLAFIVR, via the coding sequence ATGCGCTTCCTTTCGCCTTTCGCAGCTGTCGCCGCCGTCAGCCTGAGCGTTTCGGCTCCGGCCTATGCACATCCCAAGCTCGTGTCTTCAACGCCCGCCGCCAACGCCAGAGTCTCGGCACCGTCGCGTATCACTCTGACGTTCAGTGAAGGCCTGATGGCCAGACTATCTGGTGCCGAGATCGTTATGACCGGTATGCCCGGCATGCCAAACCATCGCATGGCGGTGACCGGCTTCAAGACCGCGGTCGAGGGCGGTAACAAGACGTTGGCGCTGACACTGGCCAAGCCGCTTGGCGCTGGTACCTATCAGGTCACCTGGCATGTCGTCTCGATGGACACGCACCGCATCCAGGGCAATCTCGCCTTCATCGTGCGATAG
- a CDS encoding periplasmic heavy metal sensor, with protein MRDRRRLLLLLLLTFTAAIAGVVIGRIYVVSAPPVENELHELLHRDLKLDTAQHARLEFIEKNYAIRRQALEAELRADNARLAEAIEAEHGYGPKVAAAVDRSHQAMGALQKETLEHIFAMRAVLRPDQTQKFDDAVVKALTAKSE; from the coding sequence ATGCGGGACCGCCGCCGGCTCCTGCTCCTCCTACTGTTGACCTTTACCGCGGCGATCGCCGGGGTGGTGATCGGGCGGATCTATGTGGTGTCGGCACCGCCCGTGGAAAACGAACTGCACGAGCTGCTCCATCGGGATCTCAAACTGGATACGGCTCAGCACGCCCGGCTGGAGTTCATCGAGAAGAATTATGCCATTCGGCGTCAGGCACTTGAAGCCGAGCTGCGCGCCGACAATGCTCGCCTAGCAGAGGCGATTGAGGCGGAACATGGCTATGGCCCTAAAGTCGCGGCGGCAGTGGACCGCTCGCACCAAGCCATGGGCGCGCTGCAGAAGGAAACGCTCGAGCACATCTTTGCAATGCGTGCCGTACTTCGCCCCGATCAGACGCAGAAGTTCGACGACGCCGTAGTGAAAGCGCTGACGGCAAAGTCCGAATGA
- a CDS encoding RNA polymerase sigma factor gives MTIILPDCSDGELAALALVGRQAAFAELVRRHQGWVFRLVRSHIGDGEEALDVTQASFVAAFAALNRYDAARPFQVWMSRIVINKCHDWRRRRAVRNFFSMALPLGEADDVADEAPLPDQAIGAEQQLAEAMKAIAALPASLKDTLILRTIDEKSEAETAEILGISQKAVETRLYRARARLAEMLKKV, from the coding sequence ATGACCATAATTCTCCCCGACTGCTCGGACGGGGAGCTTGCCGCTCTTGCACTCGTCGGCCGGCAGGCCGCTTTCGCCGAACTTGTGCGGCGACACCAAGGCTGGGTATTTCGGCTCGTGCGCAGCCATATAGGTGACGGAGAGGAGGCGCTGGACGTCACGCAGGCAAGCTTCGTCGCCGCCTTCGCCGCACTCAACCGCTATGACGCTGCGCGACCCTTCCAGGTCTGGATGTCCCGGATCGTCATCAACAAATGCCATGACTGGCGGCGCCGGCGCGCGGTCCGGAACTTCTTCTCCATGGCCCTGCCGCTGGGCGAGGCGGATGACGTCGCCGATGAGGCGCCGCTACCCGACCAGGCAATCGGCGCCGAGCAGCAACTGGCAGAGGCGATGAAAGCGATCGCCGCCCTGCCCGCCTCTCTCAAAGACACGCTCATCCTGCGGACGATCGACGAGAAATCGGAAGCCGAAACCGCCGAGATTCTCGGCATCAGCCAGAAGGCAGTCGAGACCCGCCTCTACCGCGCCCGCGCACGCCTCGCGGAAATGTTGAAGAAAGTTTGA
- a CDS encoding copper resistance system multicopper oxidase — MISALDRRQFLRGAALAGGGAALSAWLPAWAQTISPGMRPTLPTVSGEDITLTIARQSMTIDGRKFRAIGLNGTVPAPLIRLREGQRVRLNVINQLEEDSSIHWHGLILPANMDGVPGVSFPGIKPGSNYLYQFSVVQSGTYWYHSHSGLQEQEGHYGPIIIDPAGADPVAYDREHVIVLADHSALSPQAIFRRLKVNPGHFNFQRQTLAGLLSGKDQPLKDRLDWGQMRMDPADISDVTGSTYTYLVNGHGPMDNWTALFTPGERVRLRVINASAMTTFNVRIPGLPLTIVQADGQNVVPVTVDEFQIGVAETYDVVVSPGDDKAYTLVGEAIDRSGMARATLAPRAGMAGEVPPLRKRPLADMKDMGMDMSSMPGMEGMDMSGGAMRGVDPTAEKNASARLATGAAAAMATMDNSAMAGMDHSGMDHGSMAGMDHGAMGADGQMAGMDHGGHAMGSMKMRDFSNAPQVKRDPSVQTISPMPVDRTGEPGQGLADVGHKVLVYRDLMALDRNPDVRAPSRSIDIHLTGNMERFMWSFDGEKMSDHHEPIPFIEGERVRVNLINDTMMGHPIHIHGHFFELVTGHGDHSPRKHTVIVQPGGKVTWDFTADAVGDWAFHCHLLYHMHAGMMRVVSVRPKGDAQ; from the coding sequence ATGATTTCTGCTCTCGACCGCCGCCAGTTCCTCCGCGGCGCGGCCCTCGCCGGTGGCGGCGCCGCCTTGTCAGCCTGGCTGCCGGCCTGGGCGCAGACGATCTCGCCGGGGATGCGACCGACGCTGCCGACCGTGTCGGGCGAAGACATCACGCTCACCATCGCCCGGCAGTCGATGACCATCGACGGGCGCAAGTTCCGGGCAATCGGCCTCAACGGCACGGTCCCCGCCCCGCTGATCCGGCTGCGCGAGGGCCAGCGCGTGCGGCTCAACGTCATCAATCAGCTGGAGGAGGACAGCTCGATCCACTGGCACGGGCTGATCCTGCCGGCCAATATGGACGGTGTGCCGGGCGTGTCTTTTCCGGGCATCAAGCCGGGCTCGAACTACCTCTACCAGTTCTCCGTCGTGCAAAGCGGCACCTACTGGTACCACAGCCATTCAGGCCTGCAGGAACAGGAAGGCCATTACGGCCCGATCATCATCGATCCCGCCGGTGCCGATCCGGTCGCCTATGACCGCGAGCATGTCATCGTGCTCGCCGATCACAGCGCGCTCTCGCCGCAGGCGATCTTCCGGCGCCTCAAGGTCAACCCCGGCCATTTCAATTTCCAGCGCCAGACCCTGGCCGGGCTCCTGTCGGGCAAGGATCAGCCGCTCAAGGACCGGCTCGACTGGGGCCAGATGCGGATGGACCCGGCCGACATCTCCGATGTGACCGGATCCACCTACACCTATCTCGTCAACGGCCATGGTCCGATGGACAACTGGACCGCGCTCTTCACCCCGGGCGAACGGGTGCGGCTGCGGGTCATCAATGCGTCGGCGATGACCACCTTCAACGTCCGCATCCCCGGCCTGCCGCTGACCATCGTTCAGGCCGACGGGCAGAATGTGGTGCCGGTCACCGTCGACGAGTTCCAGATTGGTGTTGCCGAGACCTACGACGTCGTTGTCAGCCCAGGCGATGACAAGGCCTACACCCTTGTCGGCGAGGCGATCGACCGCTCGGGCATGGCGCGTGCCACGCTCGCGCCGAGGGCCGGCATGGCCGGCGAGGTTCCCCCCTTACGCAAACGGCCGCTCGCCGACATGAAGGACATGGGCATGGACATGTCCTCGATGCCGGGCATGGAAGGCATGGACATGTCGGGCGGCGCTATGCGGGGCGTCGATCCGACGGCCGAGAAGAACGCGTCCGCGCGCCTCGCGACCGGCGCGGCGGCAGCGATGGCGACCATGGACAATAGCGCCATGGCAGGCATGGATCATTCGGGGATGGATCATGGATCGATGGCCGGCATGGACCACGGCGCGATGGGCGCCGATGGCCAGATGGCGGGCATGGATCATGGCGGGCACGCGATGGGCTCGATGAAGATGCGCGACTTCTCGAACGCGCCGCAGGTGAAGCGCGACCCGAGCGTCCAGACCATCTCGCCGATGCCCGTAGACCGCACCGGCGAGCCCGGCCAGGGCCTCGCCGACGTCGGCCACAAGGTGCTTGTCTACAGGGACCTGATGGCGCTCGATCGCAATCCGGACGTGCGCGCGCCGAGCCGCAGCATCGACATTCACCTCACCGGCAACATGGAGCGGTTCATGTGGTCGTTCGACGGCGAAAAAATGTCGGACCATCACGAGCCGATCCCCTTCATCGAAGGCGAGCGGGTGCGCGTCAATCTCATCAACGACACGATGATGGGGCATCCGATCCATATTCACGGGCATTTTTTCGAGCTGGTGACGGGGCATGGCGATCACAGCCCACGCAAGCATACGGTGATCGTCCAGCCGGGCGGCAAGGTGACCTGGGACTTCACCGCCGACGCGGTCGGCGACTGGGCCTTCCACTGTCACCTTCTCTACCACATGCATGCAGGGATGATGCGGGTCGTAAGCGTCCGTCCGAAGGGAGATGCCCAATGA
- a CDS encoding copper resistance protein B has translation MSRILTPLVSAIALLSAAPAFAQDHSMHDMPGMAPPGGARPAQEKKKDKAAAPRPKPAAGPRAQKPAPDATSAMDHSQHQASPAPQGDAAGQPQPASPAMAEMPGMDHSQHQDGAMPDMPGMDHSQHGETAMPGTSAMPGMQMTGTALPAGNAPPPPPPSDHFADRDFPGGEMARSRDIMMKDSGGNNFGQVLLNLFEYQAHSGRDGYRWDGEGFYGGDINRLWLKSEGEGEFGRGIDSAEVQVLYSRAIDPYFNLQGGIRQDFGRGPDRTYATIGVEGLAPGMFEVEGALFLSTKGDVLGRVEGYYDQRITQRLILQPRAEVNFAAQDIPENDIGSGLVNIELGARLRYEFSRQFAPYIGVSYLRKAGDTARLSRLAGEDVHATSFVAGVRFWF, from the coding sequence ATGAGCCGCATCCTCACGCCGCTGGTGAGCGCGATCGCCCTTCTCTCCGCCGCGCCCGCCTTTGCCCAGGATCATTCGATGCACGACATGCCCGGCATGGCGCCGCCGGGCGGGGCGCGGCCGGCGCAGGAGAAAAAGAAGGACAAGGCCGCCGCGCCGCGCCCCAAGCCCGCTGCCGGGCCGCGCGCTCAGAAGCCAGCGCCGGACGCCACCTCGGCGATGGACCATTCGCAGCACCAGGCCAGTCCTGCGCCGCAGGGAGATGCCGCCGGTCAACCGCAACCCGCTTCTCCCGCGATGGCGGAGATGCCGGGCATGGACCACTCCCAGCATCAGGACGGCGCGATGCCGGACATGCCCGGGATGGACCATTCGCAGCATGGCGAGACCGCCATGCCCGGAACCTCCGCCATGCCCGGCATGCAAATGACCGGCACGGCGCTTCCGGCCGGCAATGCGCCCCCGCCGCCTCCCCCAAGCGACCACTTCGCCGATCGTGATTTTCCCGGCGGCGAGATGGCGCGCTCGCGCGACATCATGATGAAGGATAGCGGCGGCAACAATTTCGGGCAGGTGCTGCTCAACCTGTTCGAGTATCAGGCGCATAGCGGCCGCGATGGCTATCGCTGGGATGGCGAAGGCTTTTACGGCGGCGACATCAACCGGCTCTGGCTCAAGAGCGAGGGCGAAGGCGAGTTCGGCCGCGGCATCGACAGCGCCGAGGTGCAGGTGCTCTACAGCCGGGCCATCGACCCCTATTTCAATCTTCAGGGCGGTATCCGCCAGGACTTCGGCCGCGGGCCCGACCGCACCTACGCGACGATCGGCGTCGAGGGCCTGGCTCCTGGCATGTTCGAGGTCGAAGGCGCGCTGTTCCTCTCGACCAAGGGCGATGTTCTGGGCCGGGTCGAGGGCTATTACGACCAGCGCATCACCCAGCGCCTGATCCTCCAGCCGCGCGCCGAGGTCAATTTCGCCGCACAGGATATTCCGGAGAACGACATCGGTTCGGGGCTGGTCAACATAGAGCTCGGCGCGCGCCTGCGCTACGAATTCAGCCGCCAGTTCGCGCCTTACATCGGCGTTTCCTACCTGCGCAAAGCCGGAGACACGGCGCGGCTGTCGAGGCTTGCGGGCGAGGACGTCCATGCCACCAGCTTCGTCGCCGGCGTTCGCTTCTGGTTTTAG
- a CDS encoding DUF305 domain-containing protein — MYLVMFVMIDGLDSFYNNLNMLYMTLMMVAPMVVLMILAMGHMFASKAANIALIAASLVAFFGSFALIRTQTTIGDTAFLRSMIPHHSGAILMCQEAKLSDPEIIRLCESIKRSQRQEIDEMKAILARR, encoded by the coding sequence ATGTATCTGGTGATGTTCGTCATGATCGACGGGCTCGACAGCTTCTACAACAACCTCAACATGCTCTACATGACGCTGATGATGGTCGCGCCGATGGTGGTGCTGATGATCCTCGCCATGGGGCACATGTTCGCGTCGAAGGCCGCCAACATCGCGCTGATCGCCGCGTCGCTGGTCGCCTTCTTCGGCAGCTTTGCACTCATCCGCACCCAGACCACGATCGGCGACACGGCCTTTCTGCGCTCGATGATCCCGCACCATTCCGGGGCGATCCTGATGTGCCAGGAAGCAAAGCTCAGCGATCCGGAGATCATCCGGCTTTGCGAATCGATCAAGCGCTCGCAGCGGCAGGAAATCGACGAGATGAAGGCCATACTCGCGCGGCGCTGA